A genome region from Neisseria meningitidis includes the following:
- the hemE gene encoding uroporphyrinogen decarboxylase, protein MTLLKNDTFLRALLKQPVEYTPIWMMRQAGRYLPEYKATRAKAGSFLDLCKNTELATEVTIQPLERFDLDAAILFSDILTVPDAMGLGLYFAEGEGPKFKRALQHEDDIAKLHVPDMEKLQYVFDAVTSIRKALDGRVPLIGFSGSPFTLACYMVEGGSSKEFRTIKTMMYSRPDLLHKILDTNAQAVTAYLNAQIDAGAQAVQIFDTWGGVLSDAAFKEFSLKYIRQIVAGLKRESEGRRVPVIVFAKGGGLWLESMAQIGADALGLDWTCNIGEARRRVGKQVALQGNFDPFALFGTPESIRTEVARILADYGHGSGHVFNLGHGINQHADPEHAKILVDTVHELSRQYHGG, encoded by the coding sequence ATGACTCTTTTAAAAAACGATACCTTCCTCCGCGCCCTGCTTAAACAGCCCGTCGAATACACGCCGATTTGGATGATGCGTCAGGCGGGGCGTTATCTGCCCGAATACAAAGCCACACGCGCGAAAGCGGGCAGCTTCCTCGATTTGTGCAAAAACACCGAATTGGCGACCGAAGTTACCATCCAACCTTTGGAACGTTTCGATTTGGACGCGGCGATTTTGTTTTCCGACATCCTGACCGTCCCCGACGCAATGGGCTTGGGACTGTATTTTGCCGAAGGCGAAGGCCCGAAATTCAAACGCGCCCTGCAACACGAGGACGACATTGCCAAATTGCACGTCCCCGATATGGAAAAACTGCAATACGTTTTCGACGCGGTAACTTCCATCCGTAAAGCATTGGACGGCCGCGTACCGCTTATCGGCTTCTCCGGCAGTCCGTTCACGCTCGCCTGTTACATGGTCGAAGGCGGCAGCAGCAAAGAATTCCGCACCATCAAAACCATGATGTACTCGCGCCCCGATTTGCTGCACAAAATCCTCGATACCAACGCCCAAGCCGTTACCGCCTACCTCAACGCCCAAATCGACGCGGGCGCGCAGGCGGTGCAGATTTTCGACACTTGGGGCGGCGTGTTGAGCGATGCGGCGTTTAAAGAATTCAGCCTCAAATACATCCGCCAGATCGTCGCCGGACTCAAACGCGAAAGCGAAGGCCGCCGCGTGCCTGTTATCGTGTTTGCCAAAGGCGGCGGGCTGTGGCTGGAAAGTATGGCCCAAATCGGCGCAGACGCATTGGGCTTGGACTGGACGTGTAACATCGGCGAAGCACGCCGCCGCGTCGGCAAGCAAGTCGCCCTGCAAGGCAACTTCGACCCGTTCGCCCTCTTCGGTACGCCGGAATCCATCCGCACCGAGGTCGCACGTATCCTAGCCGACTACGGACACGGCAGCGGCCATGTCTTCAACCTCGGACACGGCATCAACCAACACGCCGACCCCGAACACGCCAAAATCTTAGTCGATACCGTACACGAGCTGTCTCGGCAGTATCACGGCGGGTAA
- the radA gene encoding DNA repair protein RadA has protein sequence MAKTLKTLYQCTECGGTSPKWQGKCPHCGEWNTLQESLAAPEPKNARFQSWAADTSTVQSLSAVTAAEVPRNPTGMSELDRVLGGGLVDGAVILLGGDPGIGKSTLLLQTIAKMAQSRKVLYVSGEESAQQVALRAQRLELPTEGVNLLAEIRMEAIQTALKQHQPEVVVIDSIQTMYSDQITSAPGSVSQVRECAAQLTRMAKQMGIAMILVGHVTKDGAIAGPRVLEHMVDTVLYFEGDQHSNYRMIRAIKNRFGAANELGVFAMTENGLKGVSNPSAIFLASYRDDTPGSCVLVTQEGSRPLLVEIQALVDDAHGFTPKRLTVGLEQNRLAMLLAVLNRHGGIACFDQDVFLNAVGGVKIGEPAADLAVILAMLSSFRNRPLPEKMVAFGEIGLSGEVRPVARGQERLKEAEKLGFKRAIVPKANMPRNVKEFPNLKIYGVSSLQEAIDICRDSRE, from the coding sequence ATGGCAAAAACGCTTAAAACCCTTTACCAATGCACCGAATGCGGCGGCACTTCGCCGAAATGGCAAGGCAAATGCCCGCATTGCGGCGAGTGGAACACGCTTCAAGAAAGCTTAGCCGCGCCCGAGCCGAAAAACGCCCGCTTCCAATCTTGGGCGGCGGATACCTCGACCGTCCAATCCCTCTCCGCCGTTACCGCTGCCGAAGTGCCGCGCAACCCGACCGGCATGAGCGAACTCGACCGCGTATTGGGCGGCGGTTTGGTCGATGGCGCGGTCATCCTGCTCGGCGGCGATCCCGGCATCGGCAAATCCACGCTGTTGTTGCAAACCATCGCCAAAATGGCGCAAAGCCGCAAAGTGCTGTACGTTTCCGGCGAGGAATCCGCCCAACAAGTCGCCCTGCGCGCGCAGCGTTTGGAACTGCCCACCGAAGGCGTGAACCTGCTTGCCGAAATCCGCATGGAAGCCATTCAGACGGCCTTGAAACAGCATCAGCCCGAAGTCGTGGTTATCGATTCCATCCAAACCATGTATTCCGACCAAATCACTTCCGCCCCTGGCTCCGTGTCGCAGGTGCGCGAGTGTGCAGCCCAACTGACGCGCATGGCGAAACAGATGGGCATCGCCATGATACTGGTCGGACACGTGACCAAAGACGGCGCGATTGCCGGCCCGCGCGTGCTGGAACACATGGTTGATACCGTGCTGTATTTCGAGGGCGACCAACATTCCAACTACCGCATGATACGCGCCATCAAAAACCGCTTCGGCGCGGCAAACGAACTGGGCGTGTTCGCGATGACGGAAAACGGTTTGAAAGGTGTGTCCAACCCGTCCGCCATCTTCCTTGCCAGCTACCGCGACGACACGCCCGGTTCGTGCGTTTTGGTTACGCAGGAAGGCAGCCGACCGCTTTTGGTTGAAATTCAGGCATTGGTCGATGACGCGCACGGATTCACCCCCAAACGCCTTACCGTCGGACTGGAACAAAACCGCCTCGCGATGCTGCTCGCCGTGTTAAACCGACACGGCGGCATCGCCTGTTTCGATCAGGATGTGTTCCTCAACGCCGTCGGTGGCGTGAAAATCGGCGAACCGGCGGCGGATTTGGCAGTCATCCTCGCGATGCTTTCCAGCTTCCGCAACCGCCCGCTGCCCGAAAAAATGGTTGCATTTGGAGAAATCGGTTTGAGCGGTGAAGTCCGCCCCGTCGCGCGCGGACAAGAGCGGCTCAAAGAAGCGGAAAAACTCGGCTTCAAACGCGCCATCGTCCCAAAAGCCAATATGCCGCGCAACGTCAAAGAGTTTCCGAACCTGAAAATCTACGGCGTTTCGAGTTTGCAGGAAGCCATCGATATTTGCCGCGACAGCAGGGAATAA